The bacterium genome contains the following window.
CGAACGCCTCCAGGAGCAGGCGCGGGGTCGCCTCCGCTTCGCTCGTCAGACCGAGGGCGCGCCCCAGGCGCGCCACGACCACGGCCGGAGACGCCCCGATCCGGCGAGCGTCCGCCAGGAGGTGGCTCGGGGTGCGCTTCTGCAGGCGGGCGCCGTCGGGCGCCAGCACGAGCGGCACGTGCAGCCAACCGGGCGGGCGCCCGCCGAGCATCTCGGCGAGCAGCGCCTGGCGCGGCGCCGAGGCCAGCAGGTCGGCGCCGCGCACCACCTCGGTGATCCCCATCTCGAGGTCGTCGACCACCACCGCGAGTTGATAGGCATAGACGCCGTCACCGCGCTTGAGCACGAGGTCCCCCACCTCCCGCGCGACGTCCTGCGTCACCCGGCCCTGCACGGCGTCGTCGATGGCGATCGTCCGCTGCGGCACCGCCAGCCGCACCGCCGGCGGACGCTTCCACTCGCGCACCCGCATGCCGAAGCGGCGGCAGGTGCCCGGATATGGCGGCCCCTCCTCGCCGGCGTGCGGCGCGCTGGCGCTGCGCGCGATCTCGGCGCGCGAGCAGTCGCACAGGTAGAGGACGCCGAGCCCGGCCAAGCGCGCCAGCGCCGCCTCGTAGTAGGCCGCCCGCTCCGACTGGCGGTACGGTCCCACCGCGCCGCCGACGTCGGGCCCCTCGTCCCAGTCCAGACCGAGCCACCGCAGGTCGTCGAGCTGGCGCGCCTCGCTGCCGGCGATCACCCGCGGCGTGTCGATGTCCTCGACCCGCAGCAGCAGGCGCCCGCCCTGCGCGCGCGCCCGCAGCCAGGCGACCAGGGCCGTGGCCAGCGAGCCGAGGTGGAGATCGCCCGTCGGCGAGGGGGCGAAGCGGCCGCGGTAGGCCATGGCGCCGGACCCGGGTGGCCGCGCCGGCGCGCGGCCACCCGGGATCAGAGCAGCGACTTCATCTCGCTGATCAGCTTGGTGATGCTGTCCTTGGCGTCGCCGAACAGCATCATGCAGCGCTCGTTGTAGTAGAGCTCGTTGTCGACGCCGGCGAAGCCGGGGCGCATGCTGCGCTTGAGGACGATGATCGACTTCGCCTTCTCGACGTCGAGGATCGGCATGCCGTAGAGCGGGCTCGCCTTGTTGGTGCGCGCCGCCGGATTGGTGACGTCGTTGGCGCCGACGACGAGGACGATGTCGGCCTCGGGGAAGTACGGATTGATCTGCTCCATCTCGACCAACTGCTCGTAGGGCACGTTGGCCTC
Protein-coding sequences here:
- the gluQ gene encoding tRNA glutamyl-Q(34) synthetase GluQRS, translated to MAYRGRFAPSPTGDLHLGSLATALVAWLRARAQGGRLLLRVEDIDTPRVIAGSEARQLDDLRWLGLDWDEGPDVGGAVGPYRQSERAAYYEAALARLAGLGVLYLCDCSRAEIARSASAPHAGEEGPPYPGTCRRFGMRVREWKRPPAVRLAVPQRTIAIDDAVQGRVTQDVAREVGDLVLKRGDGVYAYQLAVVVDDLEMGITEVVRGADLLASAPRQALLAEMLGGRPPGWLHVPLVLAPDGARLQKRTPSHLLADARRIGASPAVVVARLGRALGLTSEAEATPRLLLEAFDLKPLRGRREIRLDVA